The DNA sequence GATTGTAGCCACTCTGGCCGCAGCGGAAGCCGTGGAGGAGACAAGCGGTCAAAGAATCGACCTTGGTTGGCCGAATGATCTTTTCCTTGAGGGAAGGAAAGTAGGTGGGGTGCTGGTCGAAACCCGCACTCAAGGAGCTGCCTTGCAAGAGGCGGTCATTGGGCTAGGTCTTAACGTCCGGCAGACCGAGGAGGATTGGGATGAGGACTTGAAACCAGTCGCTACTTCCCTTGCGTCTTACGTTTCCTCACCGCCCAGAAGAATGGATCTATGGATCGCTTTTCTGCATCGATTGTACCGGAATTATCACATGGACTTTTCCCTTTGCCGTGCCCGTTGGGAAGCACGCTCTCCGATGCTCCAGCGGCTGGTGCGGATTGAAAGCCCAAGGGAGATGTTTGTGGGGATGGCCTTGGGATTGAGCGAGCTAGGGGAACTCAACGTCCAGACGGTTGAGGGGAGGGTCTATTCGCTGGGCCCAGCAGCTGTAACCCGGGTGCGAGTGACGGAGAGCGGCATCTAGGGTCTTCGAACATCCCAAAGATCCCGAAGTCCTTCCCCGATGCGATTGAGAGACCAAAGCAGAATCCCCAGGGACAAGCCGGGTGCAGCCAAGAGCCACCAAGGGCTTTGGAGTGGGTTAATCGCTTGGGCTCCATCGGCCATAAGAGTTCCCAGGCTGGCATGGGGAGGTTGTACGCCAAGGCCCAAGAAACTAAGGAAGGATTCCTGCAAAATCACCGAGGGGACACTCAGGGTTAAGTACACCGTAACAATTCCCTTAAGATGGGGCAAAATTTGGCGTTGCACGATTTTCCAAGCCGTTTGGCCCAACGCTCGGGAAGCGTGTACGAAAGGGAGTTCGCGCAAGACTAAGACCTGCCCTCGAACCACGCGTGCAACCGTCAGCCACTCCACGCACCCCAAGGCAACGAACAAAAGAAGGAGCCTCGTTTGGGGCGCCCAGGAGACCAAACCCACGGTTGCCAATACATGGGTTACCGGTTTCTCAAAGATTGTAATAAGGAGAATGGCAAAAAGTAATGTCGGAAGAGAGTAGAGAATATCGACGAGGCGCATGAGAATATGGTCGACGGTTCCGCCAGCGTATCCCGAGATGGCGCCGTAGATAACGCCGATTGTGACACTGACGGTGGCTCCCACAAGCCCCACCAGGAGAGAAATCCGGATACCTTCAAAAAGGCGTGCTAAAAGGTCTCTCCCGTGAATGTCGGTTCCCAGCCAGTGCTCAAGAGAGGGAGGGGCCAGTTGTTTTGTGCTCATTGTGATTGGGTCATAAGGGAGAAGCCAAGGTCCGAGGAGCGACGTAAGCGTTAGGGTCAAAAGACAAAGCACGGGTACGGGCATGAGCTTAGTCCCGGGCCGGAAAAGGATGGAATGCATGCCTTTTACGTTAGACGTATCCTGGGATCGCATAGTGCATAAAAAATATCCGATATGAGATTAAAGGAGACAAGAAGTAGGCTATAGACAAGAACGATGCCTCCGGTGACAAAGACATCACGGTTAAGAACACTTTGGACAAAAAAGGAGCCCATGCCTGGAATATGGAAAACTTCTTCGATTACCATAGACCCGGTCAAAAGATTGGCAGCCAGAGGGGACGCATAGGAAATGAGAGGTAAGAGGGAGGGTCGAAAGGCATGTTTCCAGAGAATCCGTTGCCAGGAGAGACCCTTTGCGTGCGCGGTTCGAATGAAGTCTTGCTCAAGAACTTCCAGGAGACTTGCCCGAAGCAAGCGTGCAACGATCGCCGTAGGAGGTGCGGCAAGGCAAAGAACGGGAAGCAGTGCTTGACGTGGAGTCCCCCAACCGGCAGCGGGTACCAGCCGGAACTCAAGGGAGAAAAGAAAAATGGCCAGGGGAGCCAGGACAAAGGAAGGGATACACAGCCCGGCAAGGCTTATGGTCAGCACGAGACGGTCGGCAGAACGGTTATGCCACAAAGCAGCAAGACAACCGAGGACCGATCCAACCACTAGGGAAAAAACCAGCGCTAGGCTTCCCAGTCCTAGCGAGATGGGGAGCGATTGTTCCAAGATTTCCCGCACCGTTCGGTTCCGGTACTTAGTGGAAAGGCGAAGATCACCCCGTAAAAGATCCTGCCAGTAGTCAAGGTACTGGGACCAGATGGGGCCTTGAAGTTTGTAGCGGGCTTCCAACTCCCGGAGGATCTCCGGAGCAATGGCTCGTTCGTCACTAAAAGGGCTTCCAGGGGCTATTCTCATGGCAACAAAGGTAATACTCACCACAGCAAACACGACCACGGAAGCCCCAAGCACACGCCGGACAATGAAACGCACCATCGTTTTTACGGATTCCGGATGCTTTTTCGAATAAAAAGGCAACGCAGGGGATGGTGATCGAGAAGATTGGGGCCGATACCACCTAGGTGGTCAGCGTGATACAGGAGAACCGCCTGGTAGAAATACAG is a window from the Candidatus Methylacidithermus pantelleriae genome containing:
- a CDS encoding ABC transporter permease; this translates as MHSILFRPGTKLMPVPVLCLLTLTLTSLLGPWLLPYDPITMSTKQLAPPSLEHWLGTDIHGRDLLARLFEGIRISLLVGLVGATVSVTIGVIYGAISGYAGGTVDHILMRLVDILYSLPTLLFAILLITIFEKPVTHVLATVGLVSWAPQTRLLLLFVALGCVEWLTVARVVRGQVLVLRELPFVHASRALGQTAWKIVQRQILPHLKGIVTVYLTLSVPSVILQESFLSFLGLGVQPPHASLGTLMADGAQAINPLQSPWWLLAAPGLSLGILLWSLNRIGEGLRDLWDVRRP
- a CDS encoding biotin--[acetyl-CoA-carboxylase] ligase, with protein sequence MSDWEKDSGPIVTEQSWRRDFWGLLWESRSGFVPWEKILKLGRSTQEIVEEAFFLEKRGYTLELSPVLGIRLLAPLPDIFCSREWEYRLWISGVPWVTGVAYPVVGSTNEETHRWAEKGAGEGFFVLADAQRQGRGRWGRGWQSPLGLGLYGSILLRPGWEARQATRLAIVATLAAAEAVEETSGQRIDLGWPNDLFLEGRKVGGVLVETRTQGAALQEAVIGLGLNVRQTEEDWDEDLKPVATSLASYVSSPPRRMDLWIAFLHRLYRNYHMDFSLCRARWEARSPMLQRLVRIESPREMFVGMALGLSELGELNVQTVEGRVYSLGPAAVTRVRVTESGI
- a CDS encoding ABC transporter permease — its product is MVRFIVRRVLGASVVVFAVVSITFVAMRIAPGSPFSDERAIAPEILRELEARYKLQGPIWSQYLDYWQDLLRGDLRLSTKYRNRTVREILEQSLPISLGLGSLALVFSLVVGSVLGCLAALWHNRSADRLVLTISLAGLCIPSFVLAPLAIFLFSLEFRLVPAAGWGTPRQALLPVLCLAAPPTAIVARLLRASLLEVLEQDFIRTAHAKGLSWQRILWKHAFRPSLLPLISYASPLAANLLTGSMVIEEVFHIPGMGSFFVQSVLNRDVFVTGGIVLVYSLLLVSFNLISDIFYALCDPRIRLT